A single Eremothecium sinecaudum strain ATCC 58844 chromosome VIII, complete sequence DNA region contains:
- the STI1 gene encoding Hsp90 cochaperone STI1 (Syntenic homolog of Ashbya gossypii AEL224W; Syntenic homolog of Saccharomyces cerevisiae YOR027W (STI1)), with the protein MSTAEDFKKEGNNAFVAKDFQKAVELFTKAIEASTEPNHVLYSNRSASHASLKNFKEALADAEECVKINPSWSKGHNRLGAALYGLGKYDEAEKSYQKALDLDASNKAAKDGLDQVRATMQQRSQPDLGLGSMFQDPNLIQKLKTNPKTAEMMKDPQLVSKVLQFQANPQAMGTQLLQDPRMMTIMAVMLGVDLTMGGDESSSAPKEASSDKAQAAPESSKKESAPSKEPEPEPMEVDDDKRKAEELKTEGNALYKKRNFDEAIEKYDQAWNLHKDVTFLNNRAAAEYEKGDYESAIKTLEKSIEEGRELRTDYKIIAKSFSRMGAAYHKLGDCKKAIEYYEKSLTEHRTPDALTKLRNLEKELKKKEAEAYIDPEKAEEARLQGKEYFSNSDWPNAVKAYTEMIKRAPHDARGYSNRAAALAKLMSFPEAIKDCNQAIEKDPNFIRAYIRKANAQIAVKEYSGAIETLETARTKDAETNNGANAREIDQLYFKASQQRFKPANANETPEEAYARAMKDPEVAAILQDPVMQSILAQAQQNPAALEEHMKNPAVFKKIQTLIAAGVIRTR; encoded by the coding sequence ATGTCTACTGCAGAAGATTTTAAGAAGGAAGGTAACAACGCTTTTGTTGCTAAGGATTTTCAAAAAGCCGTTGAATTGTTTACCAAGGCTATTGAAGCTTCAACGGAACCAAACCATGTGTTGTATTCCAATAGATCAGCTTCACATGCATCtttgaaaaattttaaagAAGCATTGGCTGATGCTGAAGAATGTGTTAAAATTAACCCAAGCTGGTCTAAGGGACATAACAGATTGGGAGCTGCTCTTTATGGGTTGGGTAAATATGATGAAGCTGAAAAGAGCTATCAAAAAGCACTAGACTTGGATGCTAGTAATAAAGCTGCAAAGGATGGTTTGGACCAAGTACGCGCTACTATGCAACAGAGAAGCCAACCGGATTTGGGTCTAGGTAGCATGTTCCAAGATCCAAACTTGATTCAAAAATTGAAGACTAACCCAAAGACTGCCGAGATGATGAAGGACCCCCAATTGGTTTCTAAGGTTTTGCAGTTCCAAGCCAACCCTCAAGCTATGGGCACACAGCTACTACAAGACCCAAGAATGATGACTATTATGGCTGTTATGTTGGGTGTTGATTTGACCATGGGTGGAGATGAATCAAGCTCTGCTCCAAAGGAGGCCTCCTCTGACAAGGCTCAGGCTGCACCTGAATCTTCTAAGAAGGAGTCTGCTCCTTCTAAGGAGCCTGAACCTGAACCAATGGAGGTGGATGACGACAAGCGTAAGGCTGAAGAACTAAAGACGGAAGGTAACGCTTTATACAAGAAGCGTAATTTTGACGAAGCTATCGAAAAGTATGACCAAGCATGGAACTTACACAAAGATGTGACGTTCTTGAACAATCGTGCAGCCGCTGAGTATGAGAAAGGTGACTACGAATCCGCCATCAAAACTTTAGAGAAATCAATCGAGGAGGGTAGAGAGCTTCGTACTGATTACAAGATCATAGCTAAATCGTTTTCACGTATGGGTGCTGCTTACCACAAATTAGGTGACTGCAAGAAGGCCATTGAGTACTACGAGAAGTCGTTGACTGAGCACCGTACTCCTGATGCTTTGACAAAGTTGAGAAACTTGGAGAAAgagttgaagaagaaggaagCTGAGGCTTACATTGACCCTGAAAAGGCCGAAGAAGCACGTTTACAGGGTAAAGAATACTTCTCGAACAGTGATTGGCCTAATGCTGTGAAGGCTTACACTGAGATGATCAAGAGAGCACCTCATGATGCCAGAGGTTATTCAAACAGGGCTGCTGCTCTAGCAAAATTGATGTCCTTCCCAGAAGCCATCAAGGACTGTAACCAAGCAATTGAAAAGGACCCTAACTTCATAAGAGCTTACATTAGGAAGGCAAATGCACAAATTGCCGTAAAGGAGTATTCTGGTGCCATTGAGACCTTGGAGACTGCTCGTACAAAGGACGCTGAGACAAACAATGGTGCTAACGCTAGAGAGATTGACCAGTTGTATTTCAAGGCTAGCCAGCAGAGATTCAAGCCAGCTAACGCTAATGAAACCCCTGAGGAGGCTTATGCTAGGGCTATGAAGGATCCTGAGGTTGCCGCTATTTTACAAGACCCAGTTATGCAATCTATACTAGCACAAGCTCAACAGAATCCAGCAGCACTAGAGGAGCACATGAAGAACCCTGCTGTGTTCAAGAAAATACAGACTTTAATAGCTGCTGGTGTTATCCGTACTAGATAA
- the HSP78 gene encoding chaperone ATPase HSP78 (Syntenic homolog of Ashbya gossypii AEL223C; Syntenic homolog of Saccharomyces cerevisiae YDR258C (HSP78)) has product MLRNRARATLASQARYLVRQSRAIAPSLAAKVLVGSNTATYSRFQRCFSVYGAAGAPNNNFKMNLGQNNQSALEQYGTNLTKLAKEGKLDPVIGRDQEISRAIQILSRRTKNNPVLIGRAGVGKTSLIDGLAQRIVKGEVPSSLADKELVALDLGSLVAGAKYRGEFEERLKSVLDEIDKSDGQVIVFIDEVHMLLGLGKTEGSMDASNILKPRLAKGMRCISATTMDEFKIIEKDPALTRRFQPIILDEPSVPDTISILRGLKEKYEVHHGVRISDAALVSAALLSNRYINDRYLPDKAIDLIDEACAVLRLQHESKPDTIEAIDRAIMTMEIELESLKKEVDPVSVERRDKLKEELSVKKEELASLTKIWEKEKSEIESVKKVKAELEKARIELDISQREGDYGKASELRYARIPELEKKIVDHENANGGGNNLLHDSVTSEDISRVVSKVTGIPVDTVLKGDKDRLLYIEDSLRERVVGQDEAITSVSQAVRMQRAGLTSDRRPIASFMFLGPTGTGKTELTKALAQFLFDNEANVTRFDMSEFQEKHTVSRLIGAPPGYVLSESGGQLTEAVRRKPYSVVLFDEFEKAHADVCKVLLQVLDEGKLTDSQGHTVDFRNTIIVMTSNIGQDILLNDTELGDDGKVSENTKKKVLSEVQHLYPPEFINRIDELLVFNRLSKSVLRNIVDIRLKEVQERLSDKRITMELSDEAKEWLTEKGYDPQYGARPLNRLIHKKILNPMASYLLEGKLRNEETVKIDVVDGELRVQPNHE; this is encoded by the coding sequence ATGTTGAGAAATCGTGCACGTGCTACTTTGGCATCACAAGCTCGTTATTTAGTGAGACAGAGCCGGGCCATAGCTCCTTCATTGGCTGCAAAGGTGCTGGTAGGCTCTAATACTGCGACGTATTCGAGGTTTCAAAGATGTTTTTCTGTTTACGGGGCTGCTGGGGCACCTAATAACAACTTTAAGATGAATCTAGGTCAAAATAACCAGTCTGCGTTAGAGCAGTATGGGACCAACCTGACTAAGCTGGCTAAGGAAGGGAAGCTGGATCCTGTTATTGGAAGAGACCAGGAGATTTCCAGAGCCATTCAAATTCTTTCGAGGAGAACGAAGAACAACCCTGTCTTGATCGGCCGTGCGGGTGTTGGAAAAACGTCGCTGATTGATGGTTTGGCACAACGTATTGTGAAAGGTGAGGTACCGAGCTCTCTGGCAGATAAGGAGCTGGTGGCGTTGGACCTGGGCTCTTTGGTTGCCGGTGCTAAGTATAGGGGTGAGTTTGAAGAGAGACTAAAAAGTGTCCTTGATGAAATAGACAAGTCGGATGGTCAGGTGATAGTTTTTATCGATGAAGTGCATATGTTGCTAGGTCTAGGGAAGACAGAGGGTTCAATGGATGCGTCGAACATCTTGAAGCCTAGGTTAGCTAAGGGTATGAGATGTATCAGTGCAACTACAATGGACGAGTTTAAGATTATTGAGAAAGACCCTGCATTGACAAGAAGGTTCCAACCCATTATTCTTGATGAACCATCTGTTCCTGACACTATTTCAATATTAAGAGGTCTCAAAGAAAAGTACGAGGTGCATCATGGTGTCAGAATCTCCGATGCTGCATTGGTTTCAGCAGCACTGCTTTCTAATAGGTACATAAACGACAGGTACCTTCCTGATAAGGCTATTGACCTCATAGATGAAGCATGTGCAGTCCTACGGTTGCAACACGAATCAAAACCTGACACTATAGAGGCAATTGATCGGGCTATTATGACAATGGAAATTGAACTGGAATCTCTGAAGAAAGAGGTTGATCCAGTCTCGGTCGAGAGACGTGATAAGCTCAAGGAGGAATTGAGCGTCAAAAAGGAGGAATTGGCGTCACTAACAAAGATCTGggaaaaagaaaaaagcGAGATTGAGTCTGTAAAAAAGGTGAAGGCAGAATTGGAGAAGGCCAGAATAGAGTTGGACATTTCGCAGAGAGAGGGCGACTATGGAAAGGCTTCGGAGCTCCGTTATGCCAGGATACCTGAATTAGAGAAAAAGATTGTAGACCACGAGAATGCCAATGGCGGTGGTAATAACTTGTTACATGACTCGGTTACTTCGGAAGATATCTCACGTGTGGTTTCAAAGGTTACTGGTATTCCAGTTGATACCGTTTTAAAGGGTGACAAGGACCGCCTTTTGTATATTGAAGACTCGCTACGTGAAAGAGTTGTTGGCCAAGATGAAGCTATTACCTCTGTGTCCCAGGCAGTTCGGATGCAGCGGGCTGGTTTAACGAGCGATCGGAGACCAATTGCAAGCTTCATGTTTTTGGGACCAACTGGTACTGGTAAGACTGAATTGACGAAAGCCTTGGCACAGTTTCTCTTTGATAATGAAGCCAATGTTACTAGATTTGATATGAGTGAGTTCCAAGAAAAGCACACAGTATCTCGGTTAATCGGCGCTCCTCCGGGCTATGTATTGAGTGAAAGTGGTGGTCAATTAACCGAGGCGGTTAGAAGGAAACCATATTCGGTTGTTTTATTCgatgaatttgaaaaagCGCATGCGGACGTGTGTAAAGTCTTATTGCAAGTTTTAGATGAAGGTAAACTCACGGATTCTCAAGGGCATACTGTTGACTTCCGTAATACTATTATTGTCATGACATCCAATATAGGTCAAGATATATTGCTGAACGACACTGAGCTTGGAGATGATGGGAAAGTCAGTGAAAATACGAAGAAAAAGGTTTTGAGTGAAGTACAACATTTGTATCCGCCAGAGTTTATTAACCGTATCGACGAGTTACTGGTGTTCAATAGATTGTCTAAAAGTGTTCTTCGTAACATTGTTGATATCAGACTAAAAGAAGTACAGGAACGTCTATCAGATAAGAGGATAACAATGGAGCTTAGCGATGAGGCTAAGGAGTGGTTGACAGAAAAAGGTTACGATCCACAATACGGAGCAAGACCATTGAATAGATTGATTCACAAGAAAATACTCAACCCAATGGCATCATATTTGCTGGAGGGTAAACTTCGGAATGAGGAAACTGTTAAAATTGATGTCGTTGATGGAGAATTGCGTGTGCAGCCAAATCACGAATAA
- a CDS encoding bZIP transcription factor (Syntenic homolog of Ashbya gossypii AEL222C; Syntenic homolog of Saccharomyces cerevisiae YOR028C (CIN5) and YDR259C (YAP6)): protein MDSNQASSDAKASLDELENKGLLATAGVVVPEMAAAAVAAAAAAGVGGGNTMENHGGGQQGAASMQAMARSQYQQALQDSGAGGATPGNMTPTTAGHGGMGSGSSGSSQPPMIQLPSMSMPSLMYQLSHHHPSTLHHAGIPQMSVLKQNGQQNGQQQGQQQSQQDDMNGGTSGLTNGGVGLPMLSATSSSQGIQAIQLNEGEHINSHGQLIGRSGKPLRNTKRAAQNRNAQKAFRQRREKYIKDLETKAKHYDELTQELLELKRENDELKLRLTELEKLA from the coding sequence ATGGATAGTAACCAAGCTTCATCGGATGCTAAGGCTTCTTTGGATGAGTTAGAGAATAAAGGCTTACTGGCAACGGCCGGTGTTGTTGTTCCAGAGATGGCAGCTGCGGCTGTTGCAGCAGCCGCAGCTGCAGGCGTGGGTGGTGGAAATACTATGGAAAATCATGGGGGTGGGCAGCAGGGGGCCGCCTCGATGCAGGCGATGGCTCGCAGCCAGTACCAGCAGGCGCTGCAAGACAGCGGTGCTGGCGGCGCTACGCCTGGGAACATGACGCCCACGACGGCCGGTCACGGCGGAATGGGGAGCGGGAGCAGCGGGTCGTCGCAGCCTCCCATGATACAACTTCCCTCGATGAGCATGCCCTCGCTCATGTATCAGCTTTCACATCATCATCCCTCGACGTTGCACCATGCGGGGATCCCTCAGATGTCGGTGTTGAAGCAGAACGGGCAGCAGAACGGGCAGCAGCAGGGGCAGCAGCAGAGCCAGCAGGACGACATGAACGGCGGAACTTCGGGTTTAACCAACGGCGGCGTTGGCCTGCCTATGCTCTCTGCCACTTCTTCTTCCCAGGGTATTCAGGCGATTCAGTTGAACGAGGGTGAGCACATTAACTCGCATGGCCAGTTGATAGGCCGGTCTGGAAAGCCCCTGCGCAACACCAAGCGTGCTGCACAGAACAGGAATGCCCAGAAGGCATTCAGGCAGAGGAGGGAGAAATACATCAAGGACTTGGAAACCAAGGCAAAACACTACGACGAACTGACGCAAGAGCTTCTCGAGTTGAAGAGAGAGAACGACGAATTGAAACTGAGGTTGACGGAATTGGAAAAACTGGCATAA
- the RSA4 gene encoding Rsa4p (Syntenic homolog of Ashbya gossypii AER263C; Syntenic homolog of Saccharomyces cerevisiae YCR072C (RSA4)) yields the protein MATILPPLSKKQKREAQQPSELNLVPDDLPDVLVKFQAFDTGDAVHGSIKIPGGITEKQLDELLNQLLNNSEEPVPYKFSCKIGGKNKDDPEQMIDIRGSLYETLLKPGLKTTEDFITLVYTPQALFKVRPVTRSSSAIAGHGSTILCSAFAPHTSGRMVTGAGDNTARIWDCETSTPMHTLKGHYNWVLCVAWSPDGETIATGSMDSTVRLWGAEKGNDLGEALTGHSKWVSSLAWEPLHLVKAGDRPRLASASKDGTIKIWDITRRVCLLTLSGHTSTVSCIKWGGQGILYSGSHDRTIRCWDMNAGGKCINILKSHAHWVNHLSLSTDYALRIGPFDHTSVKPSSPEQARASALKNYEKVAKRNGAVEEFVVTASDDFTMYLWNPLKSNKPITRMTGHQKLVNHVAFSPDGRYIVSASFDNSIKLWDGRDGKFISTFRGHVASVYQVAWSSDCRLLVSCSKDTTLKVWDLRTKKLSVDLPGHRDEVYTVDWSVDGKRVCSGGKDKMVRIWTH from the coding sequence ATGGCTACTATATTACCTCCGTTATCAAAGAAACAAAAGAGGGAGGCTCAACAGCCTTCAGAGCTGAATTTGGTCCCAGATGACTTACCTGATGTGTTGGTGAAATTCCAAGCTTTTGATACTGGAGATGCTGTTCACGGTTCTATTAAAATCCCGGGTGGTATTACTGAGAAACAACTAGATGAGCTGCTAAATCAACTGTTAAATAATTCTGAAGAACCCGTTCCTTACAAGTTTAGTTGTAAGATTGGAGGTAAGAATAAGGACGATCCTGAGCAGATGATAGATATTAGAGGATCGCTTTACGAAACGCTATTGAAACCTGGTTTGAAGACCACTGAAGATTTTATTACATTGGTTTATACGCCACAGGCTTTGTTCAAAGTGAGGCCGGTGACAAGAAGCTCATCTGCCATTGCTGGGCACGGTTCTACTATCCTGTGTTCTGCATTTGCACCACACACAAGCGGTAGAATGGTCACTGGTGCTGGAGATAACACTGCACGTATCTGGGACTGCGAAACTAGCACACCGATGCATACTCTGAAGGGCCACTACAACTGGGTTCTTTGCGTTGCATGGTCTCCCGACGGAGAAACGATTGCTACGGGCTCTATGGACAGCACTGTGAGACTTTGGGGTGCAGAAAAGGGCAATGACCTTGGAGAGGCTCTTACAGGCCATTCCAAGTGGGTGTCATCTTTGGCCTGGGAGCCATTACACTTGGTCAAGGCCGGCGATAGGCCGAGACTGGCGTCAGCGTCGAAAGACGGTACCATTAAAATTTGGGACATTACTAGAAGAGTATGTCTGCTAACGCTAAGTGGACATACCTCGACCGTTTCCTGCATTAAGTGGGGTGGCCAAGGCATCCTGTACAGTGGTTCTCACGACCGTACAATCAGATGCTGGGATATGAACGCGGGAGGAAAATGTATCAACATCCTGAAATCGCACGCCCATTGGGTTAACCATCTCTCGCTATCCACAGACTACGCACTCAGGATTGGACCTTTCGACCACACTTCAGTGAAGCCTTCTAGTCCAGAACAAGCTCGTGCCAGTGCATTGAAAAACTACGAAAAGGTCGCCAAAAGGAACGGTGCAGTGGAAGAATTCGTTGTCACCGCAAGTGACGACTTCACGATGTACCTGTGGAACCCATTGAAAAGCAACAAGCCCATCACCAGAATGACTGGTCATCAGAAACTTGTCAACCACGTTGCATTCTCGCCAGATGGGAGATACATTGTATCAGCTTCGTTCGACAACTCGATAAAACTGTGGGACGGACGCGACGGAAAGTTTATCTCCACGTTCAGAGGCCATGTTGCCAGCGTTTACCAGGTCGCCTGGTCCTCGGACTGCCGCTTGTTGGTGTCGTGTTCGAAGGACACTACGCTGAAAGTATGGGACTTAAGAACAAAGAAGCTGTCTGTCGATTTGCCAGGTCACAGGGATGAGGTGTACACGGTTGACTGGAGTGTGGACGGCAAGAGAGTGTGCAGCGGAGGAAAGGACAAGATGGTGAGGATATGGACGCATTGA